AATTATTGAGTATCCCCCCGTCGCATAATATTGTGTCATTGTGATAATTGACTGGAATAAAAACCATCGGAAAACAACATGAAGATTTAATTGCAAAACTTAGTGAACCTTGATTGAATACTAAAGACCGGGCATTACTAAGATCAGTAACGGAAACATATAATGGTACTTTGAGTTGCTCAAAGCTGTCATGAGGGATATACTTCGTGATAATCCTTTCAAATATATCTGGACTGAATAGCCCTCCACTACCTCGGAACAAATCTGAGTAGTTGAAAAAGTTTTCTGTTTTTGCAAATTTGAAAATCTCAACAGGAGTGTAGCCTTCAGCAATAAATGCACCGATAAGTGCACCTGCACTTGCACCTGAAATAGCATCAAATGAGATTCCTAACTCTTCCATA
This is a stretch of genomic DNA from Chryseobacterium tructae. It encodes these proteins:
- a CDS encoding patatin-like phospholipase family protein, whose amino-acid sequence is MIVNNKIGITLSGGGFRGIAHLGVLQYMEELGISFDAISGASAGALIGAFIAEGYTPVEIFKFAKTENFFNYSDLFRGSGGLFSPDIFERIITKYIPHDSFEQLKVPLYVSVTDLSNARSLVFNQGSLSFAIKSSCCFPMVFIPVNYHNDTILCDGGILNNFPSEHINATCGKSVGVNVNSIELTKGPLGYGEIVDRIIRIITSKIDKDGANYCDVFIQPGELRKFSTFDTKHMDEIYQIGYEHAKKFQNDLLSLMEHNNRSMP